A part of Larimichthys crocea isolate SSNF chromosome VII, L_crocea_2.0, whole genome shotgun sequence genomic DNA contains:
- the LOC109142376 gene encoding putative nuclease HARBI1, whose protein sequence is MACPFDHDPVDEGAAILRRELHICRQRVLRPRIDISALPDNFLFQRYRFTSQSIIYIHNLIRPHISNITSRSHALTSQQILCVALRFFANGSFLYNIGDAEHLSKATVCRAIRRVCLALKRLLPLLVVFPGHKPVRAIKEEFHRIAGFPNVIGCIDGTHIPITAPSHNEADYVNRKSIHSITVKIICDAAHIISNVEAKWPGSVHDSRIYRESNLSARLQHGEFDGLLLGDRGYPCQPRLLTPYPDPEPGPQQNFNRAHSRTRARVEMTIGLLKARFQCLRHLRVTPERACDIIVACVVLQNIATIRGEQHPALQIDDPDEDPVHLPAMQDGRAVRDTICTNHF, encoded by the exons ATGGCGTGTCCTTTTGATCACGATCCTGTGGACGAAGGTGCAGCAATCCTGCGCAGGGAATTACATATCTGTCGGCAGAGAGTACTCAGACCACGCATAGATATTTCAGCCCTCCCggacaattttctttttcagcgGTACCGTTTTACTTCACAGTCTataatttacatacacaacCTCATCCGTCcgcacatttcaaacatcacgAGTCGCAGTCATGCGCTCACATCgcagcagattttgtgtgtggcgCTGCGTTTTTTTGCCAATGGCAGTTTTTTGTATAACATCGGAGATGCTGAGCACTTGAGTAAGGCAACTGTATGCAGGGCCATCAGAAGAGTCTGCCTCGCCCTGAAAAGACTTTTGCCTTTATTAGTTGTCTTCCCTGGACACAAACCTGTCAGGGCCATTAAGGAAGAGTTCCACAGGATCGCAG gatttcccaatgtgattggctgcataGATGGTACGCACATTCCCATCACGGCTCCCTCACATAATGAGGCTGATTATGTGAATAGGAAGTCCATTCACAGCAT CACTGTCAAGATCATATGTGATGCTGCACACATAATCTCCAATGTGGAGGCCAAGTGGCCTGGGTCTGTTCATGACTCAAGGATATACCGCGAGTCAAACCTGAGTGCCAGGCTGCAGCACG GAGAGTTTGACGGCCTTCTGCTGGGTGACAGGGGTTACCCCTGCCAACCAAGGCTGCTGACCCCTTACCCGGACCCTGAGCCAGGCCCCCAACAAAACTTCAACCGTGCTCACAGCAGGACGAGAGCCCGGGTGGAGATGACCATAGGCCTGCTGAAAGCCCGTTTCCAGTGCCTACGTCACCTCAGGGTGACCCCTGAGAGGGCCTGCGATATTATTGTGGCATGTGTTGTTCTTCAAAATATCGCCACTATTAGAGGAGAGCAACACCCCGCCCTACAGATTGATGACCCCGATGAAGACCCCGTCCACCTGCCAGCTATGCAGGATGGCCGAGCGGTCAGAGACACGATTTGTACTAATCACTTTTGA